One candidate division WOR-3 bacterium genomic window, TGAGAGAGGTGCATTGCGAAAGTAAATTTCCGCCCAAAGTTTTGACAATTTGCCTTCGAGCCTTAATAATTATAAAAACCTGTAAGGGAGGAAATAATGGAGGCTGTGGATAACAAAAAAGTAGTAGCCATAGAGTATACGATGACTCTGGATGACGGGAGTTTGATCGACGCTACAAAGGGAGAGCCGTTTGTTTTCCTTTTTGGCGTTGGTGAAATTTTCCCTAAACTGGAAGAAGAAATGAAAGGTATGAAGGTAGGCGAAGAGAAAGACGTGGTGTTGGAACCCGATGACGCCTTTGGAGAATACGACCCTGAAGCGGTTCAGGTAATTCCACAGGAATACTTTGGCGAAGAGGAACCAGTTGTTGGAATGCAGTACTATGCCCACTTTGAAGATGGCAATGAAGTACCTTTTTATGTGAAAGACGTTAAAGACGGTAATGTAACAATTGATTTTAACCATCCTTTTGCTGGGCATAGGATTCATTTCCACATAAAAATAGTAAATGTTAGAGATGCTTCACCTGAGGAACTGGAACACGGGCATGCCCATCACGTTTAAATATGCCAGAACCAAAGGAGTGGTATTCACTTCCTATAAGAGATAAGAAGAGAAGAACAAAGTTTCTCCTTTTGTTCGCCCTTTCTGTAGGCATTTTTTGGTTTGCCTTTGGAACCTTTTGGGGGCTTTTTTCACTACTGGTGATTGCGTTAGTGCTTCTCCCATTTTATACGAAGACTCATTACCGCATTGAGGAAGGTAAAATTTACATAAAGAAGCCTTTTTATGTGCTCGAAAAAGACCTTAGTTATTATAAGAAGGTCTTGAAGGACAGGTATGGCCTTTTTCTCTCCCCCTTTAAAAAGAGCACACCCCTTGAAAATTTTCGTGGTCTCTTTTTGCAAGTCGACGATGAGAGTTTGAGAGATGAGCTCTTTGAGTATTTAAAAGGAGTGATTGAAGGTGGTGACAAAGGAGAAAGTTGAAGAAAATATAAAAAGGCTAAGGGAGAATATTGAAGACATTAAAGCCCGTTATGGTATAGAAAGAGATATAGTTATTGAGGCCGTTACCAAAGGTGTGGACGCGGAAAGGATCCTTTGGGCTTATGAGGCTGGAATAAAAGTAATGGGTGAAAACAGAGTGCAGGAGGCCCTTCTCAAAATTCCTTTCCTTTCTCTTGATATTGAATGGCATTTGGTGGGTCATCTTCAAACCAATAAAGTTAAACATGCCCTTAAGGTTTTTAAGGTAATCGAATCGGTGGATAGAGTGGAGCTTGTTGAAGCCCTTGATAAGAGATTGGATAAGACCCTTGAAATTTTCATTGAGGTGAATACTTCAATGGAACCCCAAAAAACAGGCTGCAAATTAGAGGAAGTAAATAACCTGGTGGAAGAGGTTCTAAGAAGGGAGAAACTCGTGCTGACTGGTCTTATGACCATAGGCCCTTATCCCGTTGAAGAGAAAAAAAGCAGGGAGGCCTTTTCTAAGCTAAGAGAGCTGAAAGAAAGGATTGAAAAGGATTTTGGAATTCAACTTCAGTGGCTTTCAATGGGAATGACAGAAGATTACCCCTATGCAATAATGGAAGGTGCCAATCTTTTAAGGATTGGAAGGGGGATTTTTGGGGAGGTAAATAGATGAGGCTTACTCCTTTAGAGATAAGGAAGGCAACCTTTAAGATGAAATTCAGGGGGTTTGACCCTGAGGAAGTTCTCACTTACTTAGAGATGATTTCAAATGAATTCGAAAAATTAATTCAGGAGAACGAGCGGTTGAAAGAGAGAGTAATGGTTATGGAAAAGAAGCTTTCAGAGTATGAAGAGCTTGAAGAGAGTTTGAAGAAGGCTCTATTTCTCGCTCAGCAGTCATCAGAGCAGGTAATAGAGAATGCTCAGGAGAGGGCTCAGAATATAATAAAGGAAGCCCAGGTTAAAGCGGAAAGGATGATTGCAGAAATCGCCCTGAAGAGGTCTAAACTCGAAGATGAAGTCCAGAAACTGGAAAAGAGGAAATATGAAATTCTTCAAAAACTCAGAGGCGAATTGGAGTATTATTTGAGACTTCTCTCAAGGGAGGTGCAGGACTTTGAGGGAAAGTGAAATTATTTTTAATGCTGTAGAGCTCTTAAAGTCTAAGGGCCTTGATAAAGTTGATGTTGCAATAGTGCTTGGTTCCGGGCTTGGTCCACTGGCGGATGGCGTAAGAGAAATTTTCAGGGTAAAGTACGACGAGATCGAAGGTTTTCCTGTGTCTACCGTCGAGGGGCATGAGGGGGTTTTGATTTACGGAGAATTGGAAGGAAAACGAGTACTTGTTTACAAAGGAAGATTTCATTATTACGAGGGATATTCCACCAGACAAGCGACATTGCCTCTCAGGATTCTTAAACCTTTAAACGCGAAGGTGTTGATTCTGACTAATGCCGCTGGAGGTGTAGTACCTTCGATGAAACCTGGAGACATTATGCTCATCCGGGATCATATCAATCTTATTCCCGACAATCCGCTTCGCGGGCCAAATCTTGAAGAATTTGGCCCAAGGTTCCCTTCGATGCATGATGCTTATGATGAAGAATTAAGAAGGCTTGCAAAGAAGTGTGCAGTGGAAGAGGGCATATTTATACGAGAGGGTGTTTATGTGGCTTTGCAAGGGCCATCCCTTGAAACCCCTTCGGAATATTTAT contains:
- a CDS encoding peptidylprolyl isomerase, which codes for MEAVDNKKVVAIEYTMTLDDGSLIDATKGEPFVFLFGVGEIFPKLEEEMKGMKVGEEKDVVLEPDDAFGEYDPEAVQVIPQEYFGEEEPVVGMQYYAHFEDGNEVPFYVKDVKDGNVTIDFNHPFAGHRIHFHIKIVNVRDASPEELEHGHAHHV
- a CDS encoding YggS family pyridoxal phosphate-dependent enzyme — its product is MVTKEKVEENIKRLRENIEDIKARYGIERDIVIEAVTKGVDAERILWAYEAGIKVMGENRVQEALLKIPFLSLDIEWHLVGHLQTNKVKHALKVFKVIESVDRVELVEALDKRLDKTLEIFIEVNTSMEPQKTGCKLEEVNNLVEEVLRREKLVLTGLMTIGPYPVEEKKSREAFSKLRELKERIEKDFGIQLQWLSMGMTEDYPYAIMEGANLLRIGRGIFGEVNR
- a CDS encoding DivIVA domain-containing protein: MRLTPLEIRKATFKMKFRGFDPEEVLTYLEMISNEFEKLIQENERLKERVMVMEKKLSEYEELEESLKKALFLAQQSSEQVIENAQERAQNIIKEAQVKAERMIAEIALKRSKLEDEVQKLEKRKYEILQKLRGELEYYLRLLSREVQDFEGK
- a CDS encoding purine-nucleoside phosphorylase: MRESEIIFNAVELLKSKGLDKVDVAIVLGSGLGPLADGVREIFRVKYDEIEGFPVSTVEGHEGVLIYGELEGKRVLVYKGRFHYYEGYSTRQATLPLRILKPLNAKVLILTNAAGGVVPSMKPGDIMLIRDHINLIPDNPLRGPNLEEFGPRFPSMHDAYDEELRRLAKKCAVEEGIFIREGVYVALQGPSLETPSEYLFVKAIGGDAVGMSTAPEVIVVRHMGIKVLAFSIITNVANPYAPSLATHEEVLQVANEAGRKLEKLIRRVIRSL